The Argentina anserina chromosome 5, drPotAnse1.1, whole genome shotgun sequence genome includes the window catcgttagtagtataaagcaagatggtatcgttcacaaaccggtgATCCACCAtggcaaagaatcacaaacatttaacaacgaattcataagagatataaaAGTTTTAAAGATATGTTTCAGaccaaacagaaaataaacctcactaatatatacatgtgatcaaccaaccaacacacaaacatcaccaaacaaaacgtcacaagtagcttcgaaatcataatctcatcataTGCAAACACCGAGCTTTAATGGACAAGTATTGATTGaccaaacaacaacctaatgccgaactaggttacttagcgcatccctaactcgaaacatggcctagtaatcctatcttagcacttagaaattacaaggtaacatgtcattctcaattatcttaccacttcatttattcatctcttatctaattaattagcgtatcttagataacaaacagatcatggttaattcctagtgattactaacaagttaagcatgtcacttattttaacaagttaacaaaaacacttcagaatcctatatgcaaaactaacttagcgtcttgaatcacatatagttaacgcacaagaaagaaaatcattaaatcattaaattataaactcacgacatctacatagaaaacaaaatcagaactacttttataacatcttgcaaaatcgaAAACTACATAAAAGTATTTCATAAATTcagaactagccaaaaacagaaacacaacatcacacaaagaatccaaaccgaaaacataattcaagaagtaacgagttacactttgtaaatctccatAGCGGTATCAAAATAAGGCAGCACGGCTTTAACTTGAATACAATCCTAGacgtagcgctttggatcgaatggaatgataGCAAGATGGTGTTCATggcttgaatggctttgaggatgatgagtagtgtttaaggcaaTGTTTTGGccagtcttgtgagcaaggttgatcatattttctgtGAGAATTAGGTGCTATATAGAGAGGAAAAACCctagggaggatggccacaaagttgaaaccaaattagtttaggtttcttacattttctcaattcggcagagctgacCTTTATAGATTTTTGTAGATTTTCATCCAAATATCACACCTTATCTGAATCATCGTGAGTTGTCCGGGGGAatccgtcaaagatggatgacgTGGCTGGCAAAATTCTGATTCTGATAAGgattggacattaattgcatatcttattCCTCTTTTAATCCTAATTTGTATTGCACGAATTTCCTCATTTTAATTAGGGatgcaactctctctctctctctctctctctcttatctcATTGGTTGCAGCcttctttgattttcttacctcttctcatttatttgttgcAACTTAAGTtgattttcttacctcttctcatttatttgttgtAGCCTTCTTTAACTTTCTTTGGTGCAAGAATTTATGATGATTATGATATAGATTCATGcttctatatatatgagaaacaAGACCCCAATTTTCCCTcacagcccttggatcaaaagcaaatcaatggctgagataattctgtcGAGCCCACTGGACCTCcaagtaatgattcggtcatatctccttatatgaataagatattggttcgattccaaatcctaTAGAAAATAGACTTGTAGAGCTTTCCATCCATATAAGAAACGTCTTCTAATTCGATCTGAGATGTCCAAGGGAGCCCGTCAAAATttgactacgaatcttgacagcttttctaattcttgcatggattgggcttctaAGTGCATATCTTATTCTCCTTGATAACTCTGATTTATATTCatgaaaatatcttcatatacaccttgaaaatccatctccaacttGGTTTAAAAACCCAACTCTCAATAGTTTACTATCAATGTCGCACGGCCTCTCCTTATCCTATTAGGAAACTGATTTTCAGTTTTTCCTCTTTCCTTGCGCAActaggatttgtctttcctaataaaaataagtatgttagaaacaaagaaataggaaaaaatgaaTCACACTCGAACAagaaatcatatctcaacaaggattctgaacacttagcacgattttcatcatcaattcactcataatcgatataagctcaacctagacacttatgtatgaaaaacatactaaataagaggtaacatagagtaagaatatgacataaacacgttaagaacgtcacactttttGCTCCTATCACTATCACATATATTTAATAAACTACGtacgctttttttttttttaaataacgTACTATTCATTGTTTACTGGTAGAGAAAGATCTATTGACGTAGAAGCTTGAAGATACCAAGCTAAAGAAACCAGTACTATCAGCTCGAAGATATATCGATGGTCAGTTGTCTATTATACAGAAAATGGCAGAAACAAGAAGTACAACGCTAGTAGAAGCATGTAAATATATCAAGCTAATAAAGAGTAATAAGCTAGCTAGTTAGTCTCCAATTTCCACATGCACAGTAGATGTTACTCATGTTAGACAATTATTGCGAATCAATCATGAGATGAATTGGAGTCATTTGGCAGTGGCTCGATTTGATCAAACATTTCAACTGGAAAGTCATCGAACACACAATCCGGGGTTATTGGGTTGTCAATCTTTTCCCCCTCAACATTTCCGCAGCTTGCAACTGGCTCAAGAAATGGCGGCACGATGTCAAGTTGTTTGCCAAGTTCAGCCTCCAAAGTTGTGAACATGTCGAAGTCAAGTTTCAGGAGTTCATGGGTGTCTGATGAGTATTCAAGCTCTGTTTGCAGTTGTGGGTTCCCTAGGAAAGGAATTAGAGATTGGGACTCAATCCATAGATTCTTCTCAGGTAGAGCAAGCTCTAGCTCCTGCTGAACAGGGTTGCCTTTTTCAAAACCAAGCAAGTTCGAGTCAAGAAGTCCTGAAACTGGCACCATTTGGAGTGCATCAGAGTTCCCAATGCAAGGTGATGAGCATGATGCAGCCTGCAATGATGATTCACGCTCTGATGAACAACTGAACTTGGGAATCTAAAAACGAAATAAAAGAGATCATACTAGCTAGAACATAACAAAAGGTTGCAGTACTAGAGTATCTAATTAATCGGTTAAGATGACTGCATTCAATTCCTAATAAACTAGTATTGACTATTGAGGTTAGAACAGACCTCTTTGAAAAAGGAGTGCTTCGGACTCTCTCTATGTTCTGACACCTACATgtcaagaaagaaaacaacatCAAATCAAGTTCGTAAACAGAGAACGGCTCCTACCCTCAAATTAAGTAGCCAATGTGTAGTAGCAGTGTAGTACTACACTACTACACTACTACCGATACATATGGTAGGATAGCAAGCAATATATAGAAGCAAATGTATTAGTTTAATTTACCTCCACAATGGGAACCTCGTCATGGTAAACTGGAATTTCCCTTCTGTTCTTGTGTGATTTGGAGGGTGTAACTGCTGATGTTGATGTTTGCAAAATCCTAGCCAGCCTTTTCTGCCTGCTACTCCAGAAGTTCTTAACATCATTATCGGTTCTCCCTGGCAAATGGGTTGCTATTTTTGCCCATTTGTTCCCGAATTGTGCTTGCAATTCTATCACCACCCTCTCCTCCTCTACTGAAAATTTGCACCCACTAGTCGAAAATAGAGAAAACAAGCAGAGATCAACGCCAACTAAGTTATCAACAAACCCCCCAAAACCTAATTATTAATCTCAATGAAAGTGAAGGAACAACCGAAAGAAGAgtatcaaataataaaaaatgggGCTGCTCTTCAATTTGAGCATAATTAAGCTTCTTGAAGAGAGATTCAATTGAAATACCAACTGAAAGTAAAATATTAGCGCTAACTATATTGGCAAGAAGAACCAGAAACATATAGATTGATTAGCAATAAAACCCAAAAGCCCGACAGATAATCCAAATCAAAATCCCATTAGTGGAGAATTCATAAGCTTCTTGACCCTAATGCACAAACAGCAACATATCACTACAGCAAATACAACACAAATTGTCGAAAACTACAAGCACATTAACAGAGTGAAATGATGGAAATTAGGAGTTTACGTACTTCTTTAGGTTGGGACGAAGCTTATTAACCCAACGGAGACGGCACGACTTTCCGGTACGCTGCAAGAGgcctttggatcgaatggagcTCCAGTCTTTAGGGCCACATTTCTTCACATGGTTGATAAGCACTTCATCTTCCTCTGCTTTCCATGGTCCTTTTCTTATTCCTTCTTCTCTTTTGCCTTCCAATTCATGCTTCCTCTGTTCTCTGACTCTTGGACTCATAACAACACTGCC containing:
- the LOC126795923 gene encoding transcription factor DUO1-like, which produces METQLHKGRHTRTNSDKIDIGSVVMSPRVREQRKHELEGKREEGIRKGPWKAEEDEVLINHVKKCGPKDWSSIRSKGLLQRTGKSCRLRWVNKLRPNLKNGCKFSVEEERVVIELQAQFGNKWAKIATHLPGRTDNDVKNFWSSRQKRLARILQTSTSAVTPSKSHKNRREIPVYHDEVPIVEVSEHRESPKHSFFKEIPKFSCSSERESSLQAASCSSPCIGNSDALQMVPVSGLLDSNLLGFEKGNPVQQELELALPEKNLWIESQSLIPFLGNPQLQTELEYSSDTHELLKLDFDMFTTLEAELGKQLDIVPPFLEPVASCGNVEGEKIDNPITPDCVFDDFPVEMFDQIEPLPNDSNSSHD